The region TAGGGGCCTCATTAGGCGTGGTGTGAGGGGTGTCACGGTGGTTAATAGGAGCCTTGATAGGTTGATTCATGAGTTTGGTAATAAGGGAGTGAGGGTGCTGGGTCTTGATAAACTCCATGAGGAGTTATCCCTCAATCACTATGACGTGTTGGTGTCCGCAGTATCCGTTAAGTCCCCAATAATAGACATAACCAAAATACCCAGCGATCACGTCCCCAGGTTAATAATTGATGTCTCCACGCCAAGGTCCGTGGATGTTAATGGTAAGTTCAGGGATAGGATTGTGACGCTTGAGGATTTAAGGGGTGAGTATGTTAAGTACATCAACGGTAAATTCCAAGCACTGAACTACAGCGGTGAGGTTGAGGGGGAGGCCAGGAGGATTTATAGGTTATTATTGAGGGGGTTGGCTGATGATGTGGTTAGGGATGTCATGGGTTTCGTGGAGAGGATTAGGGAGGAGGAGGTTCGTGAGGCCGTGAACGCATTAAGGAGTGGTAGGAGTCCCGAGGAGGTTATTGAGGCCATGAGTAGGTCTTTGGTGAAGAAGCTCATGCATAATTACCTGGAGAGCATTAGGAGGGGTGTTGAGGTAGGTAGGATGGACATCGTCAATGAGCTCAAAAACTCATTACTGGGCAGGTCCTAACCACACCCCTTCACTACTTACTTAATGCGATGCTCCTCACAGCATCCTCAAACGCACCCAGTGTTTCGTTGATAATGTCATCCGTATGCGCAGATGATGTGAATACGCCCTCAAACTGACTCGGCGCAATGAAGACCCCGCGCTTTAGTAGTTCCTCGTGGATCCTAACGTAGAGCTTGGCGTTGGATTTATTCGCTGTCTCGTGGTCGTAAACCTCCCCCTTGGTCAGGAAGAATTGAAGCATGGTGGGTGCCCAGTTAACTGTGTGGTCAATACCATACCTACCCAGTACATCGTCAAAGCCCCTGGCCAACTTCCTAGAGGCCTCGATGGCGATTTCATAGGCGTTCGTGGTCTCGAGAACCTCTATTGTGGCTAGGCCCGCGATCATCGTGATTGGGTGCCCGTTGAATGTCCCCGCATTGAACACAGGGCCGCTTGGTGATAGTTTATCCATTATCTCCTCACTGGCCCCAACAGCACCCACTGGGAACCCACCACCAATGATCTTTCCCAGGGTGGTTATGTCCGCCTTGACGCCGTAGAGCCTCTGGGCCCCTCCAAGGCCCACCCTGTAGCCAGTGACCACCTCATCGAGTATGAGCAGTACGCCGTACTTATCTGCAAGTTCCCTCAGGCCCTTTAGGAAGCCTTCCCTGGGTGGTATTATTCCGTAATTTGCCATTATGGGTTCCACTATTATTGCTGCCACATCATTGGCCTCGCTCCTCAGTATCCTCTCCACGCTCTCTAGGTCGTTGTACCTGGCCACCAGGGTTAATTTAGCCACGTCCTCAGGGATGCCCGCTGATGATGGGGTTCCGAAGTGGGCAGCGGCACTGCCGGCCTTAACTAGTACGTAATCCACCGCGCCGTGGTAGCAACCCTCGAACTTGATTATCTTCCTCCTCCCCGTGAACCCCCTGGCCAACCTAATGGCTGTGGCCACGGCCTCGCCACCGCTGTTTACGAACCTAACCTTCCTAATGCTTGGGAAGTGACTGGTTATTTTCCTTGCCAGTGACACCTCGGCCTCTGTGGGTGCTCCAAAGAGCCAGCCATTGCTTATGTACTCCATCACCCTCTTAACCACGGGCTCCGGTGCGTGGCCCAGTATTAATGGTCCGTAGCCCAGCACGTAATCTATCAACCTCTCCCCATCAACCGTGAATATGAATGGGCCCTTGCCTCCCCTCACGAAGAATGGGTATGGCTTCACGGCTGCCCTGACCGGGCTATCAACACCGCCAACCAGCACCCTGAGGGCCTCGTTGTAGAGCTCCCTGGATTTATCACCAGGCATTATGCCCATTGTGGGTTAAAGTATTAAAATTCATTGCCTATGAACCCCATGTATGGTGGAGAGGACTTTGGTCATAATAAAGCCGGATGCGGTTAGGAGGGGCTTAATTGGTGAGATAATTAGTAGGTTTGAGAGGGTTGGGCTTCGCATAGTGGCCATGAAGATGATAAGGCTATCCAAGGAGGAGGCCGCGAAGTTCTACCCAAGCAGTGAGGAGTGGCTTAGGTCAGTGGGCAACAAGTCACTTAAGTCCTACGCGGAGTTGGGTAAGGATCCAAAGGCCGACCTGGGCACCGACGACCCCGTGGAGATTGGTAAGATAATACGTGGGTGGCTCGCGGATTACCTATCCATGGGGCCCATAGTGGTCATGGTCCTCGAGGGTAATAGGGCTGTGGAGGTGGTTAGGAAGATCGTGGGCGCCACCACACCCTACTCCTCACCGCCTGGTACAATACGTGGTGATTACTCCGTGGACAGCCCCGAGTTAGCTAATCTCGAGAAGAGGGCCCTGTTTAATCTTGTCCATGCGAGTGATAGCCCCAGGGAGGCTGAGAGGGAGATTAGGTTCTTCTTTAGGGATGACGAGTTCGTAACTTATTAAAGGGGTGTTATTTGAATTACGGATTTAATATCATCGTGACCCCAGGAATATGCGTACTCATACTCATCCAGCGTAACCTCCTTGGTTATTAACCTCCTAACCCAGCCATTAAACTCAAACTTAGCCTTAACCAAATCCTCAACACCAGCCCTGAAGGCGTCTATACTGGCGTTTGTGGCCCCGATTATTAACTTGTTACGTCTCCAATCATCAAGTAGGGGTGCCAGGTTCACGTTCTTACCGTCGAGGTATATTCCCAGGAGCACGGCAACACCATCGGGGCCCAGGTGCTTTATTGCCTCATAAGCCGCGGCTGTGGATCCCGTGGCCTCTATCACTATGTCAAACTCACCCTCTACCTGGTCCATGTTCACATTCACGTACTTAGCCCCTAAATCCCTGGCCAACTTAGCCTTCAGGCTATCGTATGGCCTTGTTGCTGTTATTACGATGTCCGTGAAGCCCCTGAGCCTCATTACCATCAGTGCCAACATGCCAATGGGGCCGGCACCCATTATCAAAACCCTCCTGGGGCTCCAGGATGTGAACCTGGCCTTACCAAGCCTTAATGCCAAGTCCACACCCTTCTCAACGATGCTCAGTGGTTCCGTTAGGACGGCAACGTCTCGTATCTCCTTGGGAACCCTCACGAGGAACCTGGCATCACTCACGGCATACTCCGCCGCGAACCCGTGGAGGTACCATATACCATGCTCAGCGTATGTTCCCCTTGGGCAGTAGTCCAGTTCGTTTATTGGTAGTGTGCACGTTAGTGGTCTCCTTACTGTGGGTACTACGAGGTCTCCGACGCCCACGTTGTCTACGCCCTGGCCTAGTTCGGCTACTTCGGCTAGGGCCTCATGACCAAGAATTAAGTATTCCTCGCCTGGCGGTGGTGCGCCGTACCTTCCCTCTATTATGTCCTTATCCGTACCGCAAACACCAACCTCAACAGGCCTAAGAAGCACCTGACCCCTACCAGGACTTGGTTTTGGCATGTCCCTTAGCGCCAGTGAGTCCCTTGTTAGTGGTATTACCGTGACCGCCTTCATCTCTTGTTGTTCTGGGTGTGGTGGTATATAAATGGTTGTGGTTTATACATTGGTTTCGGTTTAACCAATTATGATGTGTAACGCCTAATTGAAAACTACACAGATAACACCCACTATATAGGCTATTTATTAAACGCTAGTGGATGCTAACCTTTAAAAGAGGCGCATCATCATGTTGATTCATGTCCCAGTTATTGAGGGATTTAATGAGTGGATTAAAGAGTGGGAGGTACGTGATGGTTGATTTAACACACGAAATGTACAATGGAATGCCCATATACCCAGGGGATCCCCCATTCAATCACGAGTACGTGAAACTGGGCAGTAATTACGGAGAGACCACATTATCCAGGGTGTCCCTGGGCCTCCACACTGGAACCCACGTGGATCTACCAAGGCACTTCGTACCCAGCGGCGCCACGGCTGAGAGGCTGGGTCTGGATGGCTTCGTGGTTTACGGCTCAGTACTGGACCTTAGTTATAAGAGGTTTGGGGAGCCCATAACGGCCGAGGACTTGAGGAGGTTTGAAGATAAGATTAGGGTTGGTGAGGCCGTGATGCTGTACACAGGGTTCTCCAGGGCGTGGGGCACCGAGGAATTCCTCTACAACTGGCCCTACCTGGATCGATCAGGGGCTGATTACCTGGTGGAGAGGGGCGTTAGGGTCGTGGGTACCGAGGCGCTCAGCATAGCGGGTTTTGCTGGTAAGGAGGGTTATCCATACCCAGCCAGGGTTAGTAGGGATGATGTGGTTTATGTACATTATAAATTACTGTCAAACGGTGTCTACATACTGGAGGGTGTGACGAACCTTGACCTGGCATTAACCCTATGCAGGGGTGGGGAAGGGCTCTTCCTCTTCATGCCTCTTAAGATAAGGGGTGCTGAGGGTTCGCCTGTGAGGTTGGTTATGATTTGTGAGAAGGCCTAATCAGAGTCCCTTGGGTCCCTTGGTAACTCCATGTTCATGAGTAGCCTGAGCAGCCTCCTTAGTATTCTATACGTCATGCCCCATATGGTTACATCATCAATCACAATGGCAGGCCTTGGTATACCCCTTATAACCACATTATTCCTAACATACCTCGGTATCTCCACGAACCTTATCCACAGGGCCTTAGAAAGCTCCCTGGGATTTATGCTAAGGGAGACAGCTCCATCCAATAGCCTGAACACCACAGGTAGCACCTTAATGGTGGGTGCATTACTTGGTGATATGTAGTCCATGAAGCCCAGGGCCTCGCCTAACCTCCTAAGGTCAATACCCACCTCCTCCCTGGCCTCCCTAATGGCCGTATCAATGAGGTTTCGATCAACACCAGGCTTGAACCTACCCCCTGGGAACGCGGCATCCCCTGACCATGGGTCGTTAGGGTTGATCGTCCTTTTACCAATTAGCACCGAGTCCATGTTTGGGCTCAGTATCACGGCTACGGCGGCCCATTGACTAGTGCAATCCGTGGGCCTTGGCTCCCCCTGCTTTAATAACCTCCTTAGGCCTTCTGGATCCATTAATGCACTTCATATGACAGCATTACTAATTATAAGGATTCTTACATACCAGTTATGAACGTTATATGATCGGTGTGAGTGGCCTCTTGTTCATGACTTCTGGGTTTGCGAGGTACAGTGGTTTCTTGCCCATGAGGAAGTTTATCAGGTTTTGAACCGTGACCTCTGCCATTCTATTCCTAGTCTCCGTGGTAGCGGAGCCTATGTGTGGTGTGAGTACCACATTATCGAACTTGGTCAATTCGTGGGTTGCCGGTAAGGGTTCCTCCTCGAACACGTCTAGGGCGGCCCCGGCTATCCAGTCATCCCTTAATGCCTTGATTAGTGCGTTGGTGTCCACAATATCGCCTCTGGCCACGTTTATTAAGTAGGCCCCGCGCTTCATGAGCCTCAGTCTCTCCTCATTAATTAAGTGCCTTGTCTCCGGTGCTGCGGCTATCGTAATCACGACGTAGTCAGACTCAGAGAGCAGCGCCTCAAGGGGCCTGTATTGAATTCCCAGGGCAAACTCCACATGAGGTTTCCTCGTCCTTGACCAGTAGATTACATTCATATCGAAGGCCCTGGCCCTCTTCGCAACCGCAGTGCCTATGTTGCCCAGCCCAATGATTCCCAGGGTCTTACCATGGACCTCAGACCCCAGTAGCCATCCCCAACGGTCGTAAATCCTACCCTCCCTGATTAACCTGTCACCAAGCACTATCTTCCTGGCTAGGGATATTAGTAAGCCCATGGCCAGGTCAGCCACAGCATCCACCAAAACCTCGGGTGTGTGCATTACGTAGATTCCCTTCTCGGTGGCTGCCCTGACGTCTATGTGGTCCACGCCCACGCTGTAGGTGCTTATTGCAATTAGGTTCTTCGCCTCGTTTATGAGCTCCGCATCTATTACGTCGCCGAGGGTCACGATGGCCCCAGTGCACTCCCTAAACACCTCGCGCCAGACCTCCCTGGGTGGTGATGCCTGCCTACTCCACATGGGGCCACTCCCCTTCCACATTCTCATCTCTATGGATAATTTATTCAATTCCGCATAGATTATTGACGGTAAGTCACTCCTACTTATGAATATGCAGGGCCCACCCACGGGGTTAAAACTAGGGCGTCCATTATTAAGCAACACCCCACGTGGGGCTTACGGACCACTACCCTGGCAGTTAGTACAAAATATGTATTTTACAAAAATCAGGCATTTAATGCCCGAGCCCTCCCCAGCCCTGTTACTAAGTGCCCTCGCACACCGATGGCCATAAAGAGCCTTGTTAATTGGGTATTACAACTATGGTTTATAAATTAATGCCCGGTTTTAATGAGGGACATGGTAACAATTAGGGAGGTATTGAACAAGCTCAAGTGGACTAACCAGTTGGGTAATTACGTGGTTGTTTACATTTCCAGGGGCTCGCCAAATAATGAGGAGGTTTTGGATTTATCGAGGGTCGTCAACATAGGTAGGGACGGGTTCACCTTCATTGGTAGCGGTGGTAGGGAGACATACATACCGTACCACAGGGTTGTGGAGATCAGGAGGAAGGATGGGACGGTGGTATTTCGCCGTAACGTACCACATTAATGCGTGCCAGCGGTCATGAGCCTCTTCACGAGTCTCTGGTG is a window of Vulcanisaeta thermophila DNA encoding:
- a CDS encoding nucleoside-diphosphate kinase — encoded protein: MVERTLVIIKPDAVRRGLIGEIISRFERVGLRIVAMKMIRLSKEEAAKFYPSSEEWLRSVGNKSLKSYAELGKDPKADLGTDDPVEIGKIIRGWLADYLSMGPIVVMVLEGNRAVEVVRKIVGATTPYSSPPGTIRGDYSVDSPELANLEKRALFNLVHASDSPREAEREIRFFFRDDEFVTY
- a CDS encoding glucose 1-dehydrogenase codes for the protein MKAVTVIPLTRDSLALRDMPKPSPGRGQVLLRPVEVGVCGTDKDIIEGRYGAPPPGEEYLILGHEALAEVAELGQGVDNVGVGDLVVPTVRRPLTCTLPINELDYCPRGTYAEHGIWYLHGFAAEYAVSDARFLVRVPKEIRDVAVLTEPLSIVEKGVDLALRLGKARFTSWSPRRVLIMGAGPIGMLALMVMRLRGFTDIVITATRPYDSLKAKLARDLGAKYVNVNMDQVEGEFDIVIEATGSTAAAYEAIKHLGPDGVAVLLGIYLDGKNVNLAPLLDDWRRNKLIIGATNASIDAFRAGVEDLVKAKFEFNGWVRRLITKEVTLDEYEYAYSWGHDDIKSVIQITPL
- a CDS encoding glutamyl-tRNA reductase; its protein translation is MIGLRALVLSYRDYELDQLAKAYLNEEEVRELLNNLNSAVILQTCNRVEFYLDHDEDFNQVSKLITERSGLRPRVYEELDAVRHLLMVTAGLDSMFFGEREILTQVKRALSAGKPSPMLRKLFEMAIRFGERFRREHNLGELSFTSFLNDFIAGRVSEGDSVLVVGGGEVARAVVRGLIRRGVRGVTVVNRSLDRLIHEFGNKGVRVLGLDKLHEELSLNHYDVLVSAVSVKSPIIDITKIPSDHVPRLIIDVSTPRSVDVNGKFRDRIVTLEDLRGEYVKYINGKFQALNYSGEVEGEARRIYRLLLRGLADDVVRDVMGFVERIREEEVREAVNALRSGRSPEEVIEAMSRSLVKKLMHNYLESIRRGVEVGRMDIVNELKNSLLGRS
- the hemL gene encoding glutamate-1-semialdehyde 2,1-aminomutase — encoded protein: MPGDKSRELYNEALRVLVGGVDSPVRAAVKPYPFFVRGGKGPFIFTVDGERLIDYVLGYGPLILGHAPEPVVKRVMEYISNGWLFGAPTEAEVSLARKITSHFPSIRKVRFVNSGGEAVATAIRLARGFTGRRKIIKFEGCYHGAVDYVLVKAGSAAAHFGTPSSAGIPEDVAKLTLVARYNDLESVERILRSEANDVAAIIVEPIMANYGIIPPREGFLKGLRELADKYGVLLILDEVVTGYRVGLGGAQRLYGVKADITTLGKIIGGGFPVGAVGASEEIMDKLSPSGPVFNAGTFNGHPITMIAGLATIEVLETTNAYEIAIEASRKLARGFDDVLGRYGIDHTVNWAPTMLQFFLTKGEVYDHETANKSNAKLYVRIHEELLKRGVFIAPSQFEGVFTSSAHTDDIINETLGAFEDAVRSIALSK
- a CDS encoding NUDIX hydrolase, giving the protein MDPEGLRRLLKQGEPRPTDCTSQWAAVAVILSPNMDSVLIGKRTINPNDPWSGDAAFPGGRFKPGVDRNLIDTAIREAREEVGIDLRRLGEALGFMDYISPSNAPTIKVLPVVFRLLDGAVSLSINPRELSKALWIRFVEIPRYVRNNVVIRGIPRPAIVIDDVTIWGMTYRILRRLLRLLMNMELPRDPRDSD
- a CDS encoding 2-hydroxyacid dehydrogenase — its product is MGGPCIFISRSDLPSIIYAELNKLSIEMRMWKGSGPMWSRQASPPREVWREVFRECTGAIVTLGDVIDAELINEAKNLIAISTYSVGVDHIDVRAATEKGIYVMHTPEVLVDAVADLAMGLLISLARKIVLGDRLIREGRIYDRWGWLLGSEVHGKTLGIIGLGNIGTAVAKRARAFDMNVIYWSRTRKPHVEFALGIQYRPLEALLSESDYVVITIAAAPETRHLINEERLRLMKRGAYLINVARGDIVDTNALIKALRDDWIAGAALDVFEEEPLPATHELTKFDNVVLTPHIGSATTETRNRMAEVTVQNLINFLMGKKPLYLANPEVMNKRPLTPII
- a CDS encoding cyclase family protein codes for the protein MSQLLRDLMSGLKSGRYVMVDLTHEMYNGMPIYPGDPPFNHEYVKLGSNYGETTLSRVSLGLHTGTHVDLPRHFVPSGATAERLGLDGFVVYGSVLDLSYKRFGEPITAEDLRRFEDKIRVGEAVMLYTGFSRAWGTEEFLYNWPYLDRSGADYLVERGVRVVGTEALSIAGFAGKEGYPYPARVSRDDVVYVHYKLLSNGVYILEGVTNLDLALTLCRGGEGLFLFMPLKIRGAEGSPVRLVMICEKA
- a CDS encoding DUF504 domain-containing protein, whose protein sequence is MVTIREVLNKLKWTNQLGNYVVVYISRGSPNNEEVLDLSRVVNIGRDGFTFIGSGGRETYIPYHRVVEIRRKDGTVVFRRNVPH